GTCTTCGACTTCGCGAACGTCTTTTCCGGGTGCGATTTTGGTTCGGTTGGACACGCGGAAAATATGCGTATCGACCGCCATGACGGGATGGCCGAACGCCGTGTTCAATACCACGTTTGCCGTTTTGCGCCCCACGCCCGGCAACGATTCCAAAGCCTCGCGGTCTTCCGGCACTTCGCCGTTGTATTTTTCCAGCAGGATGCGGCAGGTCTGCATGATGTGCTTGGACTTGGTTTTATATAACCCGATGGTTTTCGTGTATTCCATCACGCCGTCCAAGCCCAAATCCAGCATCGCCTGCGGCGTATCGGCAACCGGAAACAGTTTCGCCGTCGCCTTGTTCACGCCGACATCAGTCGCCTGCGCCGACAGTAAAACGGCGATTAAAAGCTCGAAAGGGGAGTTGAAATTCAGCTCGGTGGTCGGATGGGGGTTGGCGGCGCGGAAGCGTTCGAAAATTTCTTGGCGGATGTGTCTGTTCATTTTTTTATACGGTGGGTTTGTGTGTTCGGCATTATAACGTATGGTTCAGGCGGCGTAATATTGCATTCCCCACAGAATGAAGGCGTAACGCGCCGTTTTGCCGATAACCAGCATCAGCCCGCTTGTCCACGGATTCAACCGCAGCCAGCCAGCGGCAAGCGGCAGTGCGTCGCCGATGACGGGCAGCCAGGCAAACGCAAGCAGCCATACGCCGTAACGCTTCATTATCCTGATTGTTTTTTCAGACGGCATTTTTCGGGAAGGCAGCAAACGCCCCATCCAATAGGAAACCATACTGCCCAATCCGTTGGCAAGGCCGGCGCACAGCCATGCGCCGTATGCATGTTCGGAAAAGCGGTGG
Above is a window of Neisseria sp. Marseille-Q6792 DNA encoding:
- a CDS encoding YqaA family protein; the encoded protein is MTVFSAYAALAFSAFTSATLLPGTSEAAFALFVHRFSEHAYGAWLCAGLANGLGSMVSYWMGRLLPSRKMPSEKTIRIMKRYGVWLLAFAWLPVIGDALPLAAGWLRLNPWTSGLMLVIGKTARYAFILWGMQYYAA
- the nth gene encoding endonuclease III; amino-acid sequence: MNRHIRQEIFERFRAANPHPTTELNFNSPFELLIAVLLSAQATDVGVNKATAKLFPVADTPQAMLDLGLDGVMEYTKTIGLYKTKSKHIMQTCRILLEKYNGEVPEDREALESLPGVGRKTANVVLNTAFGHPVMAVDTHIFRVSNRTKIAPGKDVREVEDKLMRFIPKEFLMDAHHWLILHGRYTCKALKPQCQTCIINDLCEYPAKA